From Deltaproteobacteria bacterium:
CGTGGCTCTGAAGGAGACGGCCTATGCCTTCGACTCCACTACGATCGATCTTTGCCTTTCGCTCTTCCCTTGGGCGCGATTCCGGGAACACAAAGGCGCGGTCAAGCTGCATACTTTGATGGACCTGCGCGGCAGCATCCCTTGTTTTATCCGCATCACAGAAGGAAAAACACACGATGTCAACATCCTCGACGAACTGCTTCTGGAACCAGGGGCCATCTATATTATGGATCGTGGTTATATCCATTTCCGCCGCCTGTATACCTTCACCCGGAACATGGCTTTCTTCGTCATTCGGGCCAAACGCAACCTCGATTACAGCCGACGTTCATACCGACAGGTAGACAAATCAACAGGCCTCAGAAGCGACCAGACCATCATCCTCAAAGGCCCAAAGACATCCCAGGAGTACCCGGAACCTCTTCGGCGCATAAGCTATTTCGACGCCGAGACCCGCAAGCGGCTCGTGTTTCTGACAAACAATTTCACACTGCCACCTTTAACCATTTCTCAACCATACAAATGTCGCTGGCAGGTGGAACTATTTTTCAAATGGATCAAACAAAACCTCCGCATAAAGACCTTCTATGGAACCTCGGAAAACGCCGTGAAGACTCAAATTTGGACAGCCATCAGCGTCTATGTGCTCGTAGCCATCGCCAAGAAGGAACTCAATCTGAACCGCAGTTTGAGCCAAATCTTGCAAATCATCAGCATTACTTTATTCGAGAAAAGTCCCATTTTTCAAGTGTTGACGGCCTCATACAACAAAATCATAGAGGAGGCTGCTGGCAACCAACTGACATTATTCGACTCTTAACCGGACAGTAGTGTTAGTTCATATAACTTGGCAGACTTCGGAAGAGGTAGATAGAACTCAGCATCAATAAAACAAAGCTTAGGAGATTTCATATGTCCGAAGCAGACGCTATTAAAGCAGTAGAGGCCTATTTCAAAGCGTTCAACGCAGAAGATGGGGAGACAATCCGATCATTACTCCACTACCCTCATGTTATAATTGCTGATCGCAGGGTCATCATCATGCATGATCCTTCAGAATTTATAAGCTTTAGCAAAGGATTGTCCAAACGGGAGGGGTGGCACCATAGCACTTTGGATTCATTGAAATCCGTACATACATCAGAAGAAAAAGTTCATTTCACAATCGAGTTTAGCCGTTATAAGGCCGATGGAACCAGGTATGCCAGCTATAATGGGATCTGGATCATGACTAAAGAAGGTGGGAACCATTGGGGCTTGCTCGTTCTATCTACCTCCCTTGATCTCCTCATAATAAAATAATGTAAAACGAAAAAGCCACGTACCAACGAAGCACAGGTACACTAAGGATGGGAGGAAAAGATGCTTCAGGAGATCACCCTAAAAGTAAATGGTCAGATCCATCAGGTTAACGTAGAACCTGATACACCGTTGCTCTATATTTTACGCAACGACTTAGGCTTGAAGGGGGCAAAGTTCGCTTGTGGTCTGGAACAGTGCGGCGCGTGTAAGATCATCATCGACGGGCAGGCTGTGCCGTCATGCCGAATATCGGTTAGGTCTGTTCAGGGTCGTGAGATCACGACATTGGAGGGTCTTGGCACGGCTGACGATTTGCATCCGCTTCAGAAAGCCTTCATTGATGAACAGGCCGTCCAGTGCGGCTTTTGTGTATCGGGAATGATCATCGCCGCAAAAGCCCTGCTTGATCGGGACCCTCACCCGACTGATGCCCAAATAAAGGCCGAGATGGCGGATAATCTCTGCCGCTGTGGTGTATATGATCGGATCCTCAGAGCGATAAAAGTCGCGGCCGGGCTTTCTGAACAATCCCCTTCGTACGGGGATGAATTCGAAAGAGAGGGGGAATTTAAACCAGAACTTCAACTCCCAGCCCAAACCGATGATTTACCCGGCTCTCTCATGTGGACGCCCGATCTTGACTCATGGATTCGCATCAACACCGACGGCACCATTACTGTTTTTACCGGCAAGGTTGAACTGGGTCAGGATCTCAGAACTTCCGTGGCTATGATCGAGGCTGAGGAGTTGGATGTATCTCTCGAGCGAATTAGGGTTGTGATGGCAGATACGGCCCAAACGCCTAACGAGGGTTATACAGCAGGCAGTATGTCTTTGGAAACCTCGGGTACGGCCATTCGCCAGGCAGCCGCTGAGGCCCGTCAAATAATGCTATCAGCGGCGCATAATGAATTGAAACTCCCTATTGAACGCTTCAAGGTAATTGATGGTACCATTACCGATCCAGTGAGCGAACGTAGTATCACCTACTGGGATCTTTACGGCGGAAAAAAATTTAATCATCGGGCGGAAGGGATCGGCCGACCTAAACCACCGGAAAAGTATAATATTGTAGGTCGCACAACGGGACGTCTTGATCTGCTGGCCAAGGTGACCGGTGACGCTTTTTTTGTACACGATTTGGATCTTCCGGATATGGTTCACGGTCGGGTCATCCGACCACCTGATTACAATGCCCGTTTGGTTTCCGTAAACGAAGAAACGGTGTCTAGGATGCCGGGCGTTCTTAAAGTAGTTCGGGACGGTAGTTTTCTGGCCGTTATCGCCGAACGCGAAGAACAGGCCGTCAAGGCCATGGAAGAACTGCGAAAAGCCGCGGTCTGGGAATCAGATATAACCCTCCCACCCCAGGAAGCGCTTTTTGATCACCTGTTGAGCCAGCCGGATCAAGCTTTCCTCTTGGTTAACGGCACACCCGTGGACGGTCCAGTCCCTCAGATCGAAATACCGGTAGAGGCGGCACGGACTCTGGACGCCACTTATTACCGGCCTTACCACGCGCATGCGTCACTTGGACCATCGGCCGCGGTAGCGCAACTGATTGACGGCAAGCTAACAGTCTGGTCTCACAGTCAGGGGGTCTACCCGCTGCGAGCAGCGATAGCAAATGTTCTGGGCTTGCCCCAGGATGATATACACGCTATCCACATGGATGGTCCAGGCTGCTACGGTCACAATGGGGCCGATGATGCCGCTCTGGACGCTGCGCTTCTGGCTCGGGCTTTACCTGGACGACCCGTATCGCTCAAGTGGATGCGAATTGATGAAAACACCTGGGAGTCCTACGGTACGGCCACGGTGGTCAAGATGCAGGC
This genomic window contains:
- a CDS encoding IS4 family transposase, with the translated sequence VALKETAYAFDSTTIDLCLSLFPWARFREHKGAVKLHTLMDLRGSIPCFIRITEGKTHDVNILDELLLEPGAIYIMDRGYIHFRRLYTFTRNMAFFVIRAKRNLDYSRRSYRQVDKSTGLRSDQTIILKGPKTSQEYPEPLRRISYFDAETRKRLVFLTNNFTLPPLTISQPYKCRWQVELFFKWIKQNLRIKTFYGTSENAVKTQIWTAISVYVLVAIAKKELNLNRSLSQILQIISITLFEKSPIFQVLTASYNKIIEEAAGNQLTLFDS
- a CDS encoding molybdopterin-dependent oxidoreductase, translating into MLQEITLKVNGQIHQVNVEPDTPLLYILRNDLGLKGAKFACGLEQCGACKIIIDGQAVPSCRISVRSVQGREITTLEGLGTADDLHPLQKAFIDEQAVQCGFCVSGMIIAAKALLDRDPHPTDAQIKAEMADNLCRCGVYDRILRAIKVAAGLSEQSPSYGDEFEREGEFKPELQLPAQTDDLPGSLMWTPDLDSWIRINTDGTITVFTGKVELGQDLRTSVAMIEAEELDVSLERIRVVMADTAQTPNEGYTAGSMSLETSGTAIRQAAAEARQIMLSAAHNELKLPIERFKVIDGTITDPVSERSITYWDLYGGKKFNHRAEGIGRPKPPEKYNIVGRTTGRLDLLAKVTGDAFFVHDLDLPDMVHGRVIRPPDYNARLVSVNEETVSRMPGVLKVVRDGSFLAVIAEREEQAVKAMEELRKAAVWESDITLPPQEALFDHLLSQPDQAFLLVNGTPVDGPVPQIEIPVEAARTLDATYYRPYHAHASLGPSAAVAQLIDGKLTVWSHSQGVYPLRAAIANVLGLPQDDIHAIHMDGPGCYGHNGADDAALDAALLARALPGRPVSLKWMRIDENTWESYGTATVVKMQASLNNGGEVIDWNHDVWAYTYSGRPHPDGDSSLLLAAWHLAEPFKRPQPRPGKGYHGGIHRNADPLYVFPRQRVVKHFLPDSPLRTSALRGLGSYANVFAIESFMDELACEAGADPVEFRLHHLKDDRARAVIEAVAEKAGWFSDKDSRGNDRGQGIAFAQYKNRQSYVAVIVNLSVNRTSGQIRLERASLATDSGQIVNPEAVSSQLEGVFIQSASWTLREQVAFDQNGIISVDWHTYPILRFHDAPKIETVLLNQPGQPYLGIGEGAQGPVPAAIANALFNAVGIRLRQIPFTPDRVKTALKSN